The following are from one region of the Penaeus chinensis breed Huanghai No. 1 chromosome 5, ASM1920278v2, whole genome shotgun sequence genome:
- the LOC125025494 gene encoding cuticle protein AMP1A-like → CILHQHRRKEHLLSRKNARSQKFPGNLKKPLSVCQAILSLVLAVAAAAPQYGRQDSSEKEAPILRDERIQEDDGRYNFDVETGNGITLSQSGSPVAEGAIASAGQFSYTAPDGTPVSLKFVADENGFQPQSDLLPVAPEFPHPIPDFVLRQIEFAEQQRAARAREGGRSYE, encoded by the exons tgcatTCTTCATCAGCATCGAAGAAAAGAACATTTACTCAGTAGGAAAAATGCGAGGTCACAGAAATTCCCGGGAAACCTCAAGAAACCCCTTTCCGTTTGCCAGGCAATTCTCTCCCTCGTCCTGGCCGTGGCCGCCGCCGCCCCTCAGTACGGCCGCCAAGACAGCTCGGAGAAGGAGGCGCCCATCCTCCGGGACGAGCGCATCCAGGAGGACGACGGAAGGTACAACTTCGACGTCGAGACAGGCAACGGCATCACCCTCTCGCAGTCCGGTTCTCCCGTGGCCGAGGGAGCCATCGCCAGCGCCGGCCAGTTCTC CTACACCGCTCCCGACGGCACTCCCGTCAGCCTCAAGTTCGTggccgacgagaacggcttccagccccagtccgacctcctgcccgtggcccccgagttcccccacccgatccccgACTTCGTCCTGAGACAGATCGAGTTCGCCGAGCAGCAGAGGGCTGCCCGCGCCCGCGAAGGAGGCAGATCCTACGAGTAG